cataattgcttagttagtatgcttgaagtattattatttttatgtcaatattaaacttttgtcttgaatctttcggatctgaatattcataccacaattaagagaattacattgaaattatgccaactagcattccacatcaaaaattctgttttttatcatttatctactcgaggacgagcaggaattaagcttggggatgcttgatacgtctccaacgtatctataaattttgaatgtttcatgctatattatattctgttttggacattaatgggctttatgatacacttttatattatttttgggactaacctattaaccggaggcccagcccagaattgctattttttttgcctatttcagagtttcgcagaaaaagaatatcaaacggagtccagacggaatgaaaccttcgggaacgtgattttcggaacgaacgtgatccagaggacttggaccctacgtcaagacatcagccaggaaggcacgaggtagcggggcgcgcctaccccccgtgggcgcgccctccaccctcatgggccccacgttgctccaccgacgtacttctttctcctatatatacctacgtacccccaaactaccagatacggagccaaaaacctaattccaccgccgcaaccttctgtacccgtgagatcccatcttggggccttttccggagctccgccggagggggcatcgatcacaaagggcttctacatcaacaccatagcctctccgatgatgtgtgagtagtttacctcagaccttcaggtccaaagttattagctagatggcttcttctctctttttggatctcaatataatgttctccccctctcttgtggagatctattcgatgtaatcttcttttgcgatgtgtttgttgagactgatgaattgtgggtttatgatcaagtttatctatgaacaatatttgagtcttctctgaattcttctatgtatgattggttatctttgcaagtctcttcgaattatcagtttggtttggcctactagattgatctttttttgcaatgggagaagtgcttagctttggattcaatcttgcggtgtcctttcccagtgacagtaggggcagcaaggcacgtattgtattgttgccatcgaggataacaagatggggtttatatcatattgcatgagtttatccctctacatcatgtcattttacttaaagcgttactctgttcttatgaacttaatactctagatgcatgctggatagcggtcgatgtgtggagtaatagtagtagatgcaggcaggagtcggtgtacttgtcgcggacgtgatgcctatatacatgatcatacctagatattctcataactatgctcaattctatgaatttctcaacagtaatttgtgcacccaccgtaatacttatgctctcgagagaagccactagtgaaacctatggcccccgggtctattttccatcatatttaatcgtccgacaacaagttatttttagcgccgtttttattttgctttctttactttgcatctttatcataaaaataccaaaaatattatcttatcatatctatcagatctcactctcgtaagtgaccgtgaagggattgacaacccctttattccgttggttgcgaggatttatttgtttgtgtaggtgcgagggactcgtgcgtggcctcctactggattgataccttggttctcaaaaactgagggaaatatttatgctactttactgcatcaccctttcctcttcaagggaaaaccaacgcagtgctcaagaggtagcaatggtttacggccaagacatcctacaacgcacatgagtgcattcaggatttctaaaaccgtggaatgcttaatagtgaaagactggagcaaaattgtgaaggatcGTAGAGAAGTACTTGGGGGCAGCAATCaaaagcgcagcccacgattaggagacaggttcatctacatgctccaatatgatgaataaGTAGAActacacatgttctatgctattttacctgagagagagcagcaggagtgattagctagttcCTGCTCTTAGTACTttgtcctctcatgtccgtgttcttcgtcctgaactgaATCTCaaagtgatttgcttttgtgatCTTATGAACACTTATAATGTcgtgaccatgttgaactcgatgatatctttgcttctggtacaagtgaatgtttcttctttaagctagtgttggtgtggtgattagatagcggtaatgactatgatgattaaatagtggtaatgacatgatgattattagctagtgttgttggtgatgatatgatgcaagagtttttatattaatatgatgatgatgataagttattatatcatttatgaaagaaccgcggattagtttcaactggatggatcctagctaagtgatcaagtattaTGGATAATTCATGttacttgatcacttaggatccatccacttaaaactaatctgcggttctttcacctaatgatttaataacttattataatgtaaaaacaatctctaaattaaatgaaaaacacaaaattaaaggaaaaaataaaaaataaaatcaaAACCCCCAAACCTTTTAGTATCGGTTGGTGTTACAAACCGATACTAAAGGTCTCCACGCCCTCGtcgctggctcgtgccacgtggtggccctttagtgacggttcgtgctgaaccggtactaggggggacctttagtccccaccctttagtgccggttacaaaaccggcactaaagggccttTCGAACCGGTGATAATGCCCGATTCTGCACTAGTGAGTGTGTCATCGAACATATAAACCACGCTAGGCAACTCGCCTAGCGAGGGCACTTGCATCCCGCTTTTGATCTCGTTCGCTCGATCTGCCTCGCTGGAGGTTTTTCACCCCGGTGTCAAAAATCCCACGGCTTGTTTCTTTCCACACCACTCTTTCTTGCTCAAGCGGATGACAAGTGAGCCTTCGTCTCttacgggcctagcttggaagtGCGCGTGCTGTGTGTTCGTCGCCCGCGCCTTGCGTGAAAAATACATTAACCGCGCCCATCGTGGATGATTCACCCACCAATCCCGTGTCCTCCCCCCGCTCATCCTCTccagacgccgccgccgccgccaccgccgccgccacccctgtctctcctcctctctcctcatcaccatcatcacgcgtGCCCACCCAACGAATCAGGTGGCCAGTGCGGGATGCAATGGCGCATCTGGCCAGAGGAGAACGGAGCGGCTGCATCTCCTGGCAACGGCAGTGGGGGCGGGCGAGGTTGCAAGGTGACGGGCTGAGGCGGCTGCGGTGCCAGCGGATGGAGGAGCCGCTCTCAGGTCGAGTTGGGGCTGGCAAGACTGCAGGGCGACGGCCCCAGGCGGGGGTGCAAGGATCCGGTCGGTGTGCTGTTGCTGCCGCCGACGGACAGAAGAGGCGCCCTCGGCCGGGTCGAAGTGGCAGCGCTGTCGGTGATGCCAAGGTGAGCTTCTCTGCGTCCTGATCCCCCTTTGCTCCTGGTCTTTATCCCTCTCTTTTTCTGCTCATCTATGCAAGTGTGTGTGGTTCCTTTTTTTTTGAATAAACCTCTGACAGCAAGCCAAGCAGGGGCAAGGAAATGGGCAAGCGAGACCAGAGAGGGAAGGAACAGGGCGTGGCCTCACACTCGTCGTCAGCTTCACCGTTACTTGCAGCTGAAGAAGACAGATACCAGCAGCCGATGGCGCCGTCCCAGCTGGTGTTGCTTACCACAGGCTCTGAGGTATGGTAGGATGCGATTCTTATTTTGAAGAGTGGCACGCTCGAGTTGTGAATCTGCTGCCATACGTTGGCTGAGGAAAAAATAATGGCACTTATAATATTTGTGCAGCCAAGTTTGCGAGATTTACAGACTTGATGCAGTAACACTGTAAATAGGTATAGATTCAGACCTCACCAAAGACATGTTCATCCTATTGCTTGCGTCGGTATTCCATAGATTATCTGCCCTGTATGCCTATTGCTTTCCTAGCTTGGTAAGTTTGTTAGCCTGAATTTTTTGAGGTGAATATGCTAAGTTTACATGTTGTAAATAGATTATGATCTAATAGCCAGCAATCTCTCGGCACATTCGCTCACAGTAGTTTGTGTCATTGATGTTTTTCTTAATCTACACATGCGCTTGTATCATGCCCCTCATATATTAGAATAGATCAGTTTTGTTCTAAGGTTTTATTCATTTATTTATTTCTGCGAGGTGGCTATCCAGTATTCAAATTAACCAGACCATTTTTTACTTACCTATAGACCATTTTAGATCTACTCTGACAACCAATACGGCCTTCAAGTCCACTAGAAGAAGCAGCTTGTGAAGCATCCAAGTGGTTAGCCTAGAGCACATGAAACAATTACCAGCTCATCAAAATTTATAGCTGAAGTTAGGTAAAAAAATTAGTAACAGTGATCAAGTGGATGTACACCCAACTGGATTTATAGCTGAAGCAGAAATAAAAGGAAACTAGCAACAAAATAGATGTGTTACACGAGATCTGACTTAAAATGGCAGATTGCTTGAAGTTGCAGAACTAGCTAACTTGAAATTACCTCAGGACCAAGGGGGTCTTCTGGGTGTCTTTCTCTACGTACAGGTGAATATTTATATCCAGAGGATCCAATGGCACCATTCAGAGTGACATTAGCTGTTTGCTGAATGTTATTTTTATCAGATGCATTATCCCCTTGAGTTATAGCCTATAGTTCCTCACTTCCTTCGAAGTTCTTGCAATCCATACATTTACAATTCTTGGAGCAAAGAATATTTGCTTGAAAGCATTCACAGTACTTCTTGAGACGCCCTGATTTTTTGCAGTGCCAGCCTTTATTATGTTTGGGAAGTGAAGGTGCTCTAGCATCCTGATGGCAGCGAAGATTAGTCAAATGCACGAAAAAGAATCACAAGAAAGTATTTTATTTAAATGCAGTAAACTTATTTTTGAGTAATCatgttctttttctgttttccaGGAAGGTACAAAGGCTAAGGTAAAAAATGATTTTAGTGGGAGATTCAACCTGGGAGAGGTGCGCAGAACTACTCAAGAAAAGAGGTAATCACTATAATAAGTGATATATTTCACTGTTTTATGGTGGAACTTGCATATGAGGTCTTTTAATGCTTCAGAAAGGAACTCAACAGTTTTACGTGGATAAAAGAAGACCTGCCTAATGTTTTATTGGTCTTCTTTTATCAACATACCTGCTAAACACCatattttatatttcattttTAGCTGGACAGTAGGCAGTCTTAAACAATTTAGACCCACCCCCCTGAACTTCACATTCTAGACCCAGCCTGCTTTATTTATGAATGTGAAATGGCATTGCATTGTTACTTTATATTAGTGACAAATTCCTGAACATACTTTGGTTCTCTGAACTTTGTTTGAAGTGCTTCTTCCGTTATCAAGTCTCTAACTAGGCTTCGTTAACCATGTTGCTGAATTTTCCTTATTTTATAGTAGACTCACATGATTAGTTGATGCAGATTCTACAACTTGAAAAGCACCTCAAGGAATTGTTATTTCTGATTGCAGTTGCATCCCAGGTGTGCTGAGGTGATAACAACTGAATTCTGTTCTACTGCAGATAGATTCCGTATTCACTTATATTTGCATGGGCCCAAGGATAGTTCTCTTTATGTTGTAGTACCACTTACAAATGTATATTCTGTGAAAGGAAGCGGATAATTTAAATGGGCCCAAGGGACTTGTGGTGAGGCCTACAAGGCTGGAACACTGTCTGTTGGATATTTATTTGTCAACTAATACATGACCATACTAGAGAAGCACACACCACGCACACACAAGGACCCTAACAGgttgtatatatgtatgtggacGATCTTTAAATACCTGGATGATAATCATTTAAATACCTGAATGATTATTCCGCATAAACAAAGTCATATTGTCATTTTTAACACAAGAACAAAGCGGTGTCCCATAACACAAATAGGTACTGTTTGTGCTGAGTAGCAAATTCATTTATTAGTTATCTGGCATCAAGAAGAGCAAACACCAATGCGGCGAGACATACCTGTTCCATGTAAACATGCGGAAAGTGGTAAATCCTTTCACCTTGGCGAGGCACTGTGATCAACGGCCTAGCGCAAGCATGCCATAGCTCCTTGTATAATGTGTCGCTAGAACTCCCTGCACAAAGGACTCATTATGTGAACTGGGCATGCAATTCAAGGGACCTTTATTTATAGCAGCAAATTCTAACAGTTGATCATGAGTTAATTTTACCAGTATTGCATCATCTTTTATTTCTAAATAGCAATACTGAATATGCTCATTCCTATGGCTACAGTACAAGTTAAACCATCCCAACTCCATAGCAGTACTACTCCAAGCAGAACTGGAATGATTATATATTTTTTATTGATTTTACAAATTCAGCAGGTTGAGCATTTTCCTATGATTTTCTTGATAAATCAAATATTAGAGTAAACTTTCATACTCAGCGACAACTTGACTTAGCCTAATATATGTTGGTTTCTGAACTTGGTAGATCAAATCAGCCAGGAAAGCTACATGTGTGCAAGCTAGCTAGACAAGCACACAAGGAAACTGCTCGATTGATGAACAGTAGAGTTAAACATAATATAGTACGAGAAAAACAATTCTCCCATGCACGGGATGTCCCGTGCATGTGGGAGCCGTTGATTTAATTTGGAGATCCGATGCCATGCAATGCATTGATTGTTTGATACGGCTGGTAGTTGGTTACGTCTTTCTCTGACCACATGAAAGCACACTGTTCTGGTTAGGCTCCACCATCCCATACTTTTGCATTTTATTTCCAAGTAAAAATCTATTCTATCTTTTAAACCAAAGTACAATTTATGACCCGTTTGCATATTTGTGTTTATGACAACAAGAACTTTAATATGAGACCAATTTTTAATATATTTCAACAATTTTAAAATTGAAGCTCTGAAACATGGTAAACAATGTTAATTAATAAGAAAATCAGTTTGATACACATTGTTACACAACGTAAAATTATGATACGAAACACGGCGAGCCATAGTGAAACAGTAATATATTTTTAAGAAATAGAATGaaacattttttattttttcgcaTGTAATTAAAAATTACGAAACAAGTTTGAGCATGGTTATTTAGTTGTTTAAAAGTTAATTTCTAAAAATATACTCAATATTAGTCTTGTTTTAAAAATCTTGTAAGGAAAAATATATACAGTTGTGCAAACAGATTGTAAATCAAAATTTTACTTCAACATACATGAGGTGTCTATTTATTTGAATGAAACTGAGTGAGTAGACAAAACACTGAGGATGTTAGTGGGCCCACACAGCAATAAAAGAGGAGATGGATGCATATAGCAAAAAGCTCTCTCTTTCTCAAGTACAAGCAGCCCACGAGCAGCAGCAAGCAGAGCAATAGCGAGCAGCcaacaaacaacaacaacaaacagCAGAAGTAGCAGCGGCAAGCAGCAGTAAGCAGCAAAAGCGAGGGGCAACAACCTCGTGGCCTAAACATGTTGGCCCGGACAAAAATGGTCACAGGAGGCAGCGCCACAACCATCTCCAGCGACGGTCTGAATGAGAAAAAAACGACGTTGACCAAGAAAAGAGGGCACGAGAAGGCAGGGCGGCTTCTCACCCTACTGTTTGTAGCGAGGCTGGACGGCATGGGGACGAACGACAGCGAATTCAGGACGGCAGCAACGGCAGTCAGCTTCAAGGAAGAAGTAGGAGAGACCCGCTGCTTCGAATTCTTGGTCCAGAGGAGACGCGGGGCCCGTCACGGTCCCTGAAGTTGCTCGGGGAGGAGGACGACCGTGACAGCGTCGCAACGGCGGCTGACGGAACAGAGGAAGGCGGCCTCGGTCCAAAAGTTTGCTGCATGCTCGATGTCCACGAATAGCATCAAAACGACGTCCGGAGCTGAACAGAGTTAGGGAAAGTACCTAGGATCAAGGACTCACTGGAAAAATGAGGCAATTCACGGCGTTGTCCAGCGGGCCTGCATGTTGGACCCTGGGGCGTGGACGTCGAGCCGGACGGAGGGCCGGTGGATCCCGCCCGTTCCTATGGCTGGCGTTGCTGCGGCGAGCCGCGGTGTCCCCGGCGAGCTCGACCAGAAAGAGGATCCAGGAGGAAGACGAAATGGATTGAGGAGGGAGGTAGTGGAGTAGGAGTAAAACGTGAAGGGGCAGGGAGTCGCGGGCGCATGTGCCGCGAGCTGGCGCTGCCAGCCTGACTGGTGGGTTCACGAGAGGGACCCATTGGTCAGTAAGGTTGaaagaaaaataacaaaaataaataaatgaaaaTGACTGTAATATCTCTTCCTCCTCTACTCCCTCATAATCTACTCAGTATTAATTTCAGTGCTCAAAACTCATCAGAAATATCTTGAAAAATTTCACCTATGCTACTACTTATATAACTGTGAAAATGTCCAAGACTTTTCAGGAGTATTTGACTGCCTTTtttcagatttgaattcaaatatGCCCTGAGTTTGGGTTTGAATTGTAAGCCGGTGATATGAAATTCCAAAATTCATCAATCTTTTACTAGAGTTTGTAAATAACACACAACTCCAAGATATAGCATGGAGTATGACTTAAGACTTGTCAAACTATTTTAAAATTTTGTCTGCAGATTACTCTTGGTTTGGATCAGTTTTTTTTCGTCTTAGAAAACATGTATCATCATGAACCATCTATCTATCATCAATCCGTACTTATTTCCATATGTTTCATTCTGTGTCTATATATTTTAATGCACACTCTTTCAATACTTGGCTTGCACTCGGCCTTTACGCCATTGGCGCAACGGGTCATCTAGTTTGTAGAAACTCTCAAGGTGTGAGTGATCTGTGTAAGGGGTACCCCTTAACAAACAATGTCGTTTTTTCAAGCCCCAAAAGGAAAAAAATCACGTGAAGTAAGATTTTTCGGGCGCTAGAGCCCGTTCCACGGTGGTGCAATGGCGGGCTGGGCCCAAATTATTTTTCCTCTGGGCTAGACACTCACATAAAACAGATTTTTCTGTGAGGCATAGTTACTCCTACGATACTCCCTCAAAAAAAAAGTTGCTCCTACAGTAAACTAGGTAATTTTTCCTGTGATGAATTCGTTTGAGCTACTCGCCCGGTccatacatctagatacattcgATTGTGCGACAAGTAATATGAGTTGGATGGAGTATCTAGTAATGAATCCACATATGTGCTGCTTTGAAGCTAATACTCCTTCCATTCCACAATGTAATGCCTATAAATTTTTGTGAAAATCAAACtttgctaactttgaccaagtgtATAGAGAAAACCGTCTACATCTACAATACCAAACATGTACATTCTGAAAATATAACTCATGATGTATCCAATGATGTCTATTTGGTATTCTAAATGTACCTACTTTTGTTTATAAATATGGTCAAAGTTTGTAATGTTTGACTTTTAcaaaaaatctataggcactacattatggaacgtaGGGAGTACTAGTTTGTTTGCAgacgcaaaaaaaaaagaaaaagaaaaaaagacgcTCATCTTCCCTGCAAGAGACAGGTCCCGCTCTGCTCAGAGCCGTGTACGCAAGCATGGCCCACCTCGAGTTCCACGAGTAAAATTTTTAAATCCATATTAGTTGCTGTCGTAGGAGGTAGTTAGAAGTTAAGTAGACGCGTCCTTTAATTCCAACAGTCACGATCCCGGCCTGGTCGTATCATCTTCCCTGCAAGAAGCAGCTCCCGGTCCCGGCTGTGCTCCTACGAGGCGTGTACGCAAGACATGTCCACAAAAGCATGGCCCTCCACGGGTTCCACGAGCGAAATATTAAATCATGTTAGTTGCTGCATACGTAGTAGTACTAGCTAGCAGTAACACAAACGCATGCTATATAAATCCTCTTAGCCAGCCGAGCAATTTACACCCACTACACAGCCCTGAGACTGGAGAGTGATAGAGCAAGAATGGCAGCTCACATGACAGTCCCCAGCGACGCCCAGCTGATTAAGGCGCAGGCTGACCTGCAGCGCCACAGCCTCACCTACCTCACGTCCATGGCACTCAGGTGCGCCATCGAGCTCGGCATCCCGACGGCCATCCACCGCCTCGGCGGCACCGCGTCGTTGGCCGACCTGATGGCCGCGCTGTCCCTTCCGCCACCCAAGGCGCCGTTTCTCAGCCGCGTCCTGCGGCTGCTGGCCAAATCCGACGCACTGTCGTGCACCGAGGACGGGGTCTACAGCCTCACCCCGCTGTCCTACATCCTTGTGGACGGCGTGCTCATCGACGGCGAGGCCAGGCAGATCGCCTTCCCGCTGGCCGTCACCTCGCGGTACCACATGGAGTCAGGTTTAGGACTGGCCGACTGGTTCAAGAATGATCGTGCACTACCAGTGCCATCTCCGTTTGAGCATGTGCACGCGGCGGCGCCCTTCGACGAGAGCATGACGCTCCTCGATCCTGAGACCGACAAGCTGTTCTATGAGGCCTTGGCCGCCCATGACCATATGGGGATCGGCACGGTTGTACGGGAATGCCGTGGGCTGTTC
This genomic window from Aegilops tauschii subsp. strangulata cultivar AL8/78 chromosome 4, Aet v6.0, whole genome shotgun sequence contains:
- the LOC123493809 gene encoding uncharacterized protein isoform X3, with translation MPRGKEMGKRDQRGKEQGVASHSSSASPLLAAEEDRYQQPMAPSQLVLLTTGSEEGTKAKVKNDFSGRFNLGEVRRTTQEKSCIPGVLR
- the LOC109735078 gene encoding flavonoid O-methyltransferase-like protein Os11g0303600, with the protein product MAAHMTVPSDAQLIKAQADLQRHSLTYLTSMALRCAIELGIPTAIHRLGGTASLADLMAALSLPPPKAPFLSRVLRLLAKSDALSCTEDGVYSLTPLSYILVDGVLIDGEARQIAFPLAVTSRYHMESGLGLADWFKNDRALPVPSPFEHVHAAAPFDESMTLLDPETDKLFYEALAAHDHMGIGTVVRECRGLFNGLESLTDCCGGDGTTARAIVKAFPHIKCNVLDLPKVIEKVPSDGVVNYVAGDLFHTVPPAQAVMLKLVLHFWSDEDCIKILAQCKKAIPSREMGGKVIIIDIVLGSSLETITETELLMDMLMFICTRGRQRDEKEWSTIFTKAGFSNYKIVKKLGHRGVIEVYP
- the LOC123493809 gene encoding uncharacterized protein isoform X1, which gives rise to MPRGKEMGKRDQRGKEQGVASHSSSASPLLAAEEDRYQQPMAPSQLVLLTTGSEEGTKAKVKNDFSGRFNLGEVRRTTQEKRFYNLKSTSRNCYF
- the LOC123493809 gene encoding uncharacterized protein isoform X2 is translated as MPSKPSRGKEMGKRDQRGKEQGVASHSSSASPLLAAEEDRYQQPMAPSQLVLLTTGSEEGTKAKVKNDFSGRFNLGEVRRTTQEKSCIPGVLR